The Glycine soja cultivar W05 chromosome 19, ASM419377v2, whole genome shotgun sequence genomic sequence aatgtaataaatatataatatttagttaatatactgtttaattataattgtttAAGACGATGTGAAgtcaattttattttgtgtgtttgCGGGTCCATACATACATGACTTTCAATGTTAAAGCAAAACGAATGCCTAATCCACTATATCTCTCTGAATAAATTGAAGTTTAGTTTATGATTTGTTGCGTAAAAAGTTCTAAGGTTTAGGCTTTCCATTGGACACATGCAGCGATTTTGGTCGGCACACTGAGAATCAAGAGTCATGAGTGAGCTGTGAGCAAGCAAGAACCATTGGAAATGCTTTTTCTATCTTTCTTTCCGGACTGACAAGAGTGATCACACGGTCCTAAAAAGTTCGAAATGTTTTACATGCGAGGAAATATATAAAGTACCTTTTTATTCAGTCCCTTACCAATTCATagtttaagaaaaatttataagaaGATGAAGCATTAATCCATGCACCAAAGAGAAGCACTGCGCATATTTTGGGATTGGATTTGGATATAAACATGAGAGATCTGCTTTGGGTTCGGCTGCTTCATGCTGGCTTTTCGTCCACTAGCTAGCACTTCACGGCTTCGTGGGTgccctttttagtttttatggaCGGAAATCCCCTCTCCTTGTTTCTTTCTATTCTTGTTCTcctaataaacataaataacacttaagcaataaaaaatattgtcttagaaggaaaaaaaatatatattagttagCCTCATCCAAGAACATAACTGTCAACCACGATCTTGAACTTTGcaaataacatataaataatttttttttataaaaaaatctgacAATTAAAATGGAAGAGAGGAAATTCTAAACTAGATATAACAAATGTGGAGCAAATACTCGCCGTGTCCAATGCCACCTCAACATGATAATTACGAGTTACAATATATATAGATTACTCCATCTTTGCTCGAAGCTCAATTTGTCTTGTTTTGAGTTAAGAACTTTTGAAAGACCTCACTAGCTATTTTAATACATAACTATATCATCTCATGCATTCTCCTATATCCATGTAGGCTTCATCCCCATTCTCCTATTGTCATGATGACAGTGATCCCATGAAACATCCTACGCACAAGTTAAGAAATACTCAACACATAAGTGTAATTACTTAGCTgtcaaataaccataattagaTACATATAACTTACCTCGATCGAATTTACTTGACTAATCCTTCCCAACCTCTTCAGAGGTCTCACTTCTACAATGGTAAAAACCTCAAAAAATGTCATGGTGgtactttcaagtttcaatcgCACCAACAGTCGAAGTCCGAAGTCCACATGCAAAAAATCTAGAGTCATTTTCcccatcaaattaaatttaaaaataaaattgagtgctTAGTATATACATAAAGAAATAATGTAACTTAGTAGCAATCAATAGGATGTTTAATGGCTTTCCAGTCAATGTCCTTTTAGATATGCCTCTGATCCTGATAAGTAGGGTTCTGTTTTTCTGCCTGCCCTCTTACTTCATTTCATAGTGCACGCCTCCTTCTATTAACAAAGGTATTATTGCTCAACATCTTGGTGACGTGACGTAAAGATGAACCCACCTCAAACTGTTGAGAGGGCAAAAAGGAGTAAGGATCATCGTGAAACTATTTTATGTTCAATTGTAGTAATGGTTGTGATGGCCATTGATGGTTGTTAGGATAAGCAAAGAAAGTGGTGACTAATAGGAAAGTGGTGGTGTAGACTGTATTGATAGTGGATGTACAATGGACAAGTTTTTAATGGGAATGTGATCATAGTGTAAATATGTCTCTTATGTCGTAGCTAGTTGGTTAGTGCAACAAGATCACCAGAACATTAAAGCCTTCCTGATCGGCCCCTAGTCACAAGCATCTTTCTTCTATCTTGACAACCTCGTCTTAACATATATATTGCGAAATATAACATAAACACGTATATAACCTAAGGTAATCATACATGCATATAGTaaatagttaattataaatttaaaattttcaatatcatTGTATTCTAAACTCACAACCAAAGATAATCCTTGTGAAAGTCCTTTTCCTCTTCATTATATTTTGTTGAAACAAATAATCTTCTGCTTTATTATCATTTGTCACTATTAAGATCAATCATACTTTCAAACTCATCTACTGTTTCTTCAAGTAAGCCATTCACTAGTTCAATTTTGGTGATTGGTAGAATGATTGAAATCTCATTAATTAGCCTCATAAGGTGTTTCCTCCTCTTAGTCCTCTATATTGTTGACTTAGACATAATTCTTTGGCTTTATGGTGATTGCCATAATCGAACCACACACATGTCTTTGcacatttataaaatagaaaatgtatAATAGACACCTTATATGATGTACTACacttagagagagagaaaaaatatatatataagtataataaaatttatgataaaaaaatattaatgagatacttaaaataaaaaataatttatatatcatcACTCTTCTAAATAAGGATCCtaatacatttatatttttttcgtgTAAGGGATATATCTATCTTTAGTGATCTTAATATGAACAATAGTATACAAAGAATGAACTATAGTAACTTTGTTCTTTGTGGAATTAAACCATTCAGAGTAAAACACAACTATCTTATTACACAAATCATGGTATAACAATTCAAATGTGTTGGAtgatgttataaaaataatttactccATCAATAAATCGAAACACATTTTTCAagaaatataaatcaatattaagaaaatagtCCATCAAAAGAAGAGGGTAAAAAAGCAATTCAGTCATGAATGAAggaattaaacaaaaaaggagGCGATCCTGCAAGAAATGAGGAGCACCAATGAGGATCTTTCTGGTGTGGGGCCCCGTGAGATGTGACATTTATGGTGCCGGCGATCAATCAAACTCAAGCGGGAGACTCAAAAGAAAGCCGGGCTATCATCGACATAGGATCAAACCGCGTATCAACAGTCTCTGCTCTGCTCTCTTTAAATTCTGccacttatttattataaaaaatacactttttaaaaaacctattaaaaaatcggatatatatatatatatatatatatatatatatatatatatatatatatatatatatatatatatatatatatatattaaaacttaaaaaacataaattaattttttaaaaagaaataaaataaaataaaacataaattttattttatttttatttaacttatcttgattcttattttttttattttaatatttaagattAACGTTAGATTAtcgaataaaatttataatattttacttagtttatttattttgtttataatattttattaaatgattaaagtatttcaattataatttttattttggtttttgtagTGAGTGGATTTTAATCTcatattaaaatgttttaattaattttaagttattttttttacgcataaattaaaataaaaaatatatctttatattaaattttaaaaaatatcatacaaatttttaaaattttaatataatcatTAGATTtccttatataatatttattataaaataaatttatacgttaagtaaaacttttaaatagataagattaaacctaaaaaaaatctataacaaATAAATGGGTCAGATGAAACTTTATATTTCTAATTCAGGTGAAATTTCACCCTTTTCCGACTAGTTTCACTTGAACTGCATTGCATTATCCCATTAATCGGGGGTAAAATCGTCAATTCAAAAGCCCATTTATTTTTGGACTATGGAGTAATAACGACgcctatatattaattatatcccCTATAAGAATCTTCATTGTTTCTGCACCAAAGTGCCAAGTCACACGCACaaacattttcttttctaatttttaccTACTTCCGACTTTGGTTCTCTCTCACTCTCCAACTTGCATTCAAGTAACAACAACAAACTGAACCTCCCTTCAGATCGAACACAACTCACTCCTCAAACAAGACCAAGATTCTCCCCCAGGTATTCAATTTTGGtttcacaaaaacaaaaacattcttttttaatcttaataacTCTCTGATTGCTTCTGGGTTTTATTCTTGAGCCATTTAGTTGTCGTACACCCAGATGAATTCTGATGATTTATCttcgatttttttatttatatttctgttGTTCAATAATTTCGttgactttttctttcttcctcttcttttcaTAAACGGTGATGTTTTTGCTTTAATTTCTGGTTCTTAGTTGTCATCGCGTTCCAGctttttttctgtttctaatCTAATTCCGCTGGTTTTTATTCCAAAACCTCAGCTTTATTGGGACCACTTTCTGTTCTCGTTCTACTCTTTTTTCCCCTCGTGGTCGTGGATTACTTTTTGGATCCTTTGACTTCATTTCTTGTGCATttggtgtttttttaattttaaagcttCGTTAGTAGTATATAGTAACTTTTGTTTTTAACCTTTGTATTGTGGATataatgtaactttttttttatttaaacttttgttGTCGAAATTTCTCTCTGTTTGCTCGATATGAATTTGTTTAGATTTGGTTTTTGAAGATTTCTCATGTTGGAGACTGTTTCTGTCCAAAAGCTAAGTTGACCTTAATCACTGACGCAACAGTTAggacttagaattttcattgtTATTACTCTAGTCTTCCCACCTTTTTTTCCTCAATTTCTAATTTGGTTATTTTACTTAACTTTTCTCTAACGACTGTCTCcataattttgaagttttcCCTTTGTTTTGATGTTTCTGAAGATTCAATGTAcgccttaaaaaaattacacgcgcataataaataaaaaaacacagtaTAGATTTTTGTTTGGCTTTATCCGACTTTTTCTACTAATGAATAATCTTGTTTGTCCTTTTCTGCGTTACCACTCTGTCTGAATTGAGTATTCCCCCATGTCCCTTTCAAAATTAGGAACATTTTTACGGTTATTTTTAGTAATAATAACCGTATGTTTGTGATGTTCTTATAACAGTGGTGCAGTTGAAGGGCCGTGAGGATGTTAGAGAAAGTGGGGGAGTTTAACATGGATAAAGTTATACAAGAGTTTGAATTATTGACACGGGATGCAGAAAGGGTTCAGAGGGAAACACTGAAGAGGATTTTGGAGGATAACGCATCAGCAGAGTACTTGCAGAGTTTGGGTCTCAATGGAAGAACTGACCCTGAGAGTTTCAAGGCCTGTGTTCCACTGGTCACCCACAAAGAATTGGAACCTTATATCTACAGAATTATTGATGGTGATGCTTCTCCTATTCTCACTGGAAAACCCATCACAACCATGTCATTAAGGtgcagtttattttattttatttttctctttcttgttttttttattcttttttcatcTTACTAGTTGATTTTGAACAATTGTGCTTGAGTGGGAAGTTTTTGAATGATATTCTTGCAGTTCTGGCACTACCCAGGGGAAGCCAAAATATGTACCTTGGAATGATGAATTGTATGAAACCACAATGCAGATATACCAGACCTCTTTTGTCTTTAGAAACAGGTATTCCCCTTCACTTCTTCTTAcccttttttagtttatttttatgcaCCATTTAGATTTTTACATTGTCAACCGATAAAAAATTATCTCCGGTTATAAAAGTCACCCAAAACTTTAGTCTTTAGCCGGGCCAAATAGCATGGTGCGATTCATATAGCCGATCTCATCTACTAGGATAagaatttgttgttgttgtattataGAAGTCAACAAAATTCATATACCAATCTGTAATTGGATGAAAGTGTGAACAATCTTgattaaattgtattttttgttcaaaacacAATTGTTATATATTCTGACTTCTGACATAATTCCGTTCCTGCAGGGAGTTTCCTATAAAAAATGGGAAGGCTTTAAGCTTTATATACGGTAGCAAACAGTTGAAAACAAAGGGGGGTCTGGCGGCTAGAACTGCCACGAGCAACGTGTTCTGTAGTGCTGGTTACAAGTGTGCAATGAGGGCACTCCAATCCCAATGCTGCAGCCCGGATGAAGTGATATTTGGTCCTGATTTTTTCCAATCACTGTACTGCCATCtgttgtgtggtctgattttcCGGGAGGAAGTTCAGTTTGTGTCTTCCACATTTGCACATAGCATTGTCCATGCTTTTAGAACCTTTGAACAAGTGTGGGAAGAGCTGTGTAACGATATCAGAGAAGGGGTTCTCACCAGAAATGTCACCATTCCTTCCATTCGAATGGCCATGTCTAAACTGCTCAAACCAAACCCTGAATTAGCCAACACGATCCACCAAAAATGCAGGGGATTGAGCAACTGGTACGGGTTAATACCAGAGCTTTTTCCTAATGCAAAGTATATTTATGGCATCATGACTGGGTCGATGGAgccttatttgaaaaaaatgaggcaTTATGCTGGGGAGCTGCCTTTGTTGACTGCTGACTACGGATCTTCTGAGGGATGGATAGCAGCTAATGTGAACCCACAACTTCCTCCTGAGTATGCCACTTATGCTGTGCTTCCTCACATTGGTTACTTTGAATTCATTCCTCTCTCAGAGTTTGAGAACACCAAGGGTGAACCTGATTTCCTCTGTGTTGATCCTAAGCCCATGGGCCTGACTGAAGTCAAGGTTGGTGAAGAGTATGAAATTGTTATGACGAATCCAGCAGGTACTGAATTCTTGTCtggttaattttattatagtttATGCTCTGTTTTTCCTTTGCATTGATGAATCAGGACAGAGCAGTAAGGAAGGACCACAGCTACTTCCTTCTTTTAACTTGCAAAATATGATTCTGCATACTGTTTAAAGTAACACATTAATTATGTGACCTTCTCGGTCTAAGGAAGTAACACCTCATAAAGGTTTCTTACATACCTCACGTGTTTCTTTTCATGGGTGAGATAGTAAGTAGCAATTGACATATCAAGCCAACAATTTTTTTGTAGATCGATACTGTGTGGGGTatgtaaaattttgtattaCTATGATACTTGCACATGTGCTTTTATATTAGTTCACTGGCTCAATGGTTCATATGGAGGGTTTGGTCCTTTCTCATATGCATTCCCCCCCccaaatatctttttattatttttatgggaTGGGGA encodes the following:
- the LOC114400143 gene encoding jasmonoyl--L-amino acid synthetase JAR4-like produces the protein MLEKVGEFNMDKVIQEFELLTRDAERVQRETLKRILEDNASAEYLQSLGLNGRTDPESFKACVPLVTHKELEPYIYRIIDGDASPILTGKPITTMSLSSGTTQGKPKYVPWNDELYETTMQIYQTSFVFRNREFPIKNGKALSFIYGSKQLKTKGGLAARTATSNVFCSAGYKCAMRALQSQCCSPDEVIFGPDFFQSLYCHLLCGLIFREEVQFVSSTFAHSIVHAFRTFEQVWEELCNDIREGVLTRNVTIPSIRMAMSKLLKPNPELANTIHQKCRGLSNWYGLIPELFPNAKYIYGIMTGSMEPYLKKMRHYAGELPLLTADYGSSEGWIAANVNPQLPPEYATYAVLPHIGYFEFIPLSEFENTKGEPDFLCVDPKPMGLTEVKVGEEYEIVMTNPAGLYRYRLGDVVKVMGFHNSTPELKFIRRSSLLLNINIDKNTEKDLQLAVEAAGKLLAEEKLEVVDFSSQVDLSKEPGHYVIFWEISGEASQELLLECCNCLDKSFVDAGYTSSRKVNCIGALELRLVRRGTFQKILDHYLGLGTAVSQYKTPRCVGPTNTRVLQILSENVVNNYLSTAFN